One Watersipora subatra chromosome 4, tzWatSuba1.1, whole genome shotgun sequence genomic window carries:
- the LOC137395133 gene encoding myosin heavy chain, striated muscle-like isoform X4, which translates to MTYDPNYGPWKDYLAIDKKALIKELGNTPFDGKKACFVPDEKDGFVVADIVSSKGDEITVQVANAGQKTVNKDQVHQRNPPKFEKCEDMSNLTYLSEAAILHNLRQRYTSQRIYTYSGLFCVAINPYRRFPIYTPEVIDAYKGKRRNETPPHIFSIADNAYSNMLVDRENQSILITGESGAGKTENTKKVISYFANVAAQAPKKDDNEGEKKKSLEEQIVQANPVLEAYGNAKTTRNNNSSRFGKFIRIHFGTTGKIAGADIEFYLLEKSRVTSQMAAERNFHIFYQLLSPAIPELHEKLLVTPDAGLYSMINQGVLTVDGIDDVEEMKMCDEAFGILGFSEEEKISLFKATASILHFGEMKFKQRPREEQAEADGTAEAEKVAFLLGVNAKDLMQNILKPKFKVGTEWVTKGQSMAQCSYSIQATVKSLYYRFFAWLVDRVNKTLDTKVKRQFFIGVLDIAGFEIFEFNGFEQICINFTNERLQQFFNHHMFVLEQEEYKKEGIHWEFINFGMDLQGCIDFIEKPMGLFSTLEEECIVPKASDDTFKEKLYQGHLGKTPCFTKPKPVKGREAHFELKHYAGTVHYSITGWLEKNKDPINDCIVNLFSESKEALIALLFKKPEEAKGGGGKKKKGGAFQTISCAHRESLNKLMINLNSTAPSFIRCIIPNETKSPGVIDAELVLNQLQCNGVLEGIRICRKGFPNRIVYSEFKQRYTILAPNAVPAGFADGKVVAEKVLGSLALDANDYRLGITKVFFKAGVLGGLEDLRDEALTKIISRFQAFIRGYLMRKNYKKLQDQRVALSVIQRNTRKWLLLKNWQWWKLYLRVKPLLNVARAEDEMKKKEEEWAATKEELDKITKRYKELEEHNVDLTRAKNELSLELATYEEASADADDKMASLITQKADLEAQLKEMEDRLMDEEDAVTDLEGLKKKLAGECDELRKDVEDLEQALAKAETEKHAKDHQISTLQGEMAQLDQQISKLQKEKKNGEENSKKLTEDLQAEEDKVNHLNKVKQKLEANLDELEDALEREKKVRGDVEKAKRKVEGDLKMTQETVEDLERVKRDLEEMVRKKDGEINNLNGRLEDDASLIAKLQKTIKELQARIEELEEELEAERAARSKVEKQRNEVQHELEDLSDRLDEAGGATAAQVELNKKREIELQKLRRDLDEQAMQHEATAASLRKKQQDAVNELSDQMDSITKAKQKVDKERNQLRSELDDLSSQLETMARGKSNAEKLAKSLESQLSELQSKLDESGRQLVDLNSSKSRMSQENQDLARQLEEAEHSVGALTKLKSKLQAELEEAKRSLEDETRMRSKLATEVRNLQADNDTLRDQVEEESEGKAEVQRQMAKVQGELASLRAKINSGEFGGGEASEDLKRKMNARIADMEAQLEQANAKCSSLEKVKNRLTIEIEDLVVEVERASSAAATLEKREKQFDRSLSEWQSKYRDVQAELEASQREARGYSTEVFRCKSQIEEVSDVVESLRRENKNLNEEIHDLTDQLSEGGRSTHELDKARRRLEKEKEELQSALEEAESALEQEEAKVMRFQLELSSVRSEIEKRISEKEEEFDNTRRNHARTLESMQVTLDAESKGRSETLRLKKKLEQDINELEVALDVANRGRADAEKSCKKYQYDFKDLQTSLEDEIRQRDELREQHALSERRCTMFNGEIEEMRTLLEQAERGRKSAESELLEAADRVNELSASNAHSNAQKRKLEGDLASLNSDLEDASNELRAAEDRAKKAAQDAARLAEELRSEQDHSMHLEKMRKQLDMQQKELQARLDDAEANAMRGGKRALAKLEERVRYLEAELDTEQRRHQEEIKASRKTERRLKELQMAADEDKKSQERLTELIDKLQKKIQVYKRQVEEAEEIAAVNLAKYRKVQHELEEAEGRADEAENSVAKMRSKSRSSISQSRSTMGGAGGF; encoded by the exons ATGACATATGATCCAAATTACGGGCCATGGAAGGATTACCTGGCCATCGACAAGAAGGCACTTATCAAGGAGTTAGGTAACACCCCCTTCGACGGAAAGAAGGCTTGTTTCGTCCCTGATGAGAAGGATGGCTTTGTTGTTGCTGACATAGTTTCATCAAAAGGAGATGAGATTACTGTACAAGTAGCCAATGCTGGG CAAAAAACAGTCAACAAAGACCAGGTGCACCAAAGGAATCCTCCCAAGTTTGAGAAATGTGAAGACATGTCCAACTTGACCTACTTGTCGGAGGCAGCCATCTTGCACAACCTCCGACAAAGATATACTTCTCAGAGGATATAT ACCTACTCTGGACTCTTCTGCGTGGCTATCAACCCATACAGAAGGTTTCCAATCTATACTCCAGAAGTGATTGACGCGTACAAGGGCAAGAGGAGAAATGAAACTCCACCTCACATCTTCTCTATCGCTGATAATGCTTATAGCAACATGCTTGTGGACCGTGAGAACCAGTCCATCCTCATTAC AGGAGAGTCTGGAGCTGGAAAGACTGAGAACACCAAAAAAGTCATTTCTTATTTTGCCAATGTCGCTGCTCAAGCGCCGAAGAAAGACGATAATGAAGGAGAGAAGAAGAAAAGTTTAGAAGAACAAATTGTGCAGGCTAACCCTGTTCTTGAGGCTTATGGAAACGCCAAGACCACCCGTAACAACAACTCTTCACGATTT GGTAAGTTCATCAGAATCCACTTTGGTACGACTGGTAAGATTGCTGGAGCTGACATTGAGTTCTATCTGCTGGAGAAATCAAGAGTTACGAGCCAGATGGCTGCTGAGCGTAACTTTCACATCTTCTACCAACTTCTCTCACCTGCCATCCCTGAGCTGCATGAGAAGCTGCTTGTCACCCCTGATGCCGGGCTCTACTCAATGATTAACCAGGGTGTGCTCACTGTTGACGGAATCGACGATGTTGAGGAAATGAAGATGTGCGATGAGGCTTTCGGTATTCTTGGCTTCTCCGAAGAGGAAAAGATCTCTCTATTCAAAGCGACTGCCTCCATCCTCCACTTTGGAGAGATGAAGTTCAAGCAGAGACCGAGGGAGGAGCAGGCGGAGGCCGATGGAACAGCTGAAGCTGAGAAG GTTGCTTTCCTCCTCGGAGTCAATGCCAAGGACCTCATGCAAAATATCCTCAAGCCAAAGTTCAAGGTCGGCACTGAGTGGGTGACGAAAGGTCAATCGATGGCCCAGTGTTCCTACTCGATTCAGGCCACTGTCAAGTCTCTCTATTACCGGTTCTTCGCATGGCTGGTAGACCGTGTCAACAAAACCCTTGACACAAAAGTCAAGAGGCAGTTTTTCATCGGTGTGCTGGATATTGCTGGTTTCGAAATCTTTGAG TTCAACGGATTCGAGCAAATTTGCATCAACTTCACCAATGAACGTCTGCAGCAGTTCTTCAATCATCACATGTTTGTGCTTGAGCAAGAAGAGTACAAGAAGGAAGGCATTCACTGGGAGTTTATCAATTTCGGCATGGATCTTCAAGGTTGTATTGACTTCATTGAGAAG CCTATGGGCCTGTTCTCTACTCTTGAAGAGGAGTGTATCGTTCCTAAGGCTTCTGATGACACCTTCAAGGAGAAGCTCTACCAAGGGCATCTTGGCAAAACGCCTTGCTTCACCAAGCCCAAGCCTGTCAAAGGACGAGAGGCTCACTTTGAGTTGAAGCACTACGCAGGCACAGTGCACTACTCCATCACTGGCTGGCTTGAGAAGAACAAGGATCCCATCAATGATTGTATTGTCAACCTCTTCTCTGAGTCTAAAGAAGCTCTGATTGCTTTGCTCTTCAAGAAGCCTGAGGAGGCTAAGGGAGGCGGCGGTAAGAAGAAGAAGGGTGGTGCCTTCCAGACCATCTCTTGTGCCCACAGAGAGTCCCTCAACAAGCTCATGATCAACCTGAACAGCACCGCTCCGAGTTTCATCAGATGTATCATCCCCAACGAGACCAAGAGCCCAGGTGTTATTGACGCCGAGCTAGTACTCAACCAACTCCAATGTAATGGTGTGTTGGAGGGTATTCGTATCTGCAGAAAGGGCTTCCCCAACAGGATTGTCTATTCTGAATTCAAGCAGCGCTACACCATTCTTGCTCCCAATGCTGTCCCAGCCGGATTCGCTGATGGCAAGGTTGTAGCAGAGAAAGTACTCGGCTCCTTGGCCCTCGATGCTAATGACTATCGTCTCGGCATTACCAAGGTCTTCTTCAAAGCTGGAGTTCTGGGAGGCCTTGAAGACTTGAGAGACGAAGCTCTTACCAAAATCATCTCACGCTTCCAGGCCTTTATCAGGGGCTACCTCATGAGGAAGAACTACAAGAAACTGCAAGACCAACGTGTTGCTCTCTCTGTCATTCAGAGGAACACGAGGAAATGGCTGCTTCTCAAGAACTGGCAGTGGTGGAAACTTTACCTCCGAGTCAAACCTTTGCTCAACGTTGCCCGTGCTGAGGATGAGATGAAGAAGAAAGAGGAAGAATGGGCTGCGACCAAGGAAGAGCTTGATAAGATCACCAAGCGCTACAAAGAGTTGGAAGAGCATAACGTTGATCTGACCAGGGCCAAGAATGAGCTCAGCTTAGAGTTGGCCACTTACGAGGAAGCATCCGCTGATGCCGATGACAAGATGGCCAGCCTTATTACTCAGAAGGCAGACCTTGAAGCGCAACTAAAAGAGATGGAAGATCGTCTGATGGATGAAGAGGACGCTGTCACCGATTTGGAGGGACTCAAGAAGAAGCTGGCAGGTGAATGCGATGAGCTGCGCAAGGATGTTGAGGATCTTGAACAGGCGCTGGCCAAGGCTGAAACGGAGAAACACGCCAAGGACCACCAGATCTCTACACTGCAAGGAGAGATGGCTCAACTTGATCAGCAGATATCTAAACTGCAAAAGGAGAAAAAGAATGGAGAGGAGAACTCCAAGAAGTTGACAGAGGACCTCCAAGCTGAAGAGGACAAGGTCAACCATCTCAATAAAGTGAAGCAGAAGCTGGAGGCTAACCTTGACGAG CTGGAAGATGCTCTTGAGAGAGAGAAGAAGGTCCGTGGAGATGTTGAGAAGGCAAAGAGGAAGGTTGAAGGTGACCTTAAGATGACCCAGGAAACTGTGGAAGACTTGGAAAGAGTGAAGCGAGATCTTGAGGAGATGGTACGCAAGAAAGATGGAGAAATCAACAACCTCAACGGACGTCTTGAGGATGATGCCAGTCTCATTGCTAAGCTCCAGAAGACCATCAAGGAGCTGCAG GCCCGCATTGAAGAGCTTGAGGAAGAACTAGAGGCTGAGCGTGCTGCCAGGTCAAAGGTTGAGAAGCAGAGGAACGAAGTTCAACACGAGCTGGAGGATCTCTCCGACAGGCTAGATGAGGCCGGCGGTGCAACAGCGGCTCAG GTGGAGCTGAACAAGAAGAGAGAGATAGAGCTGCAGAAGCTGAGACGCGATCTCGATGAACAAGCCATGCAGCACGAGGCCACGGCAGCTTCTCTACGCAAGAAGCAGCAAGACGCCGTCAATGAGCTTTCTGATCAGATGGACTCCATAACCAAGGCCAAACAAAA GGTagacaaagagagaaatcaacTTCGATCAGAATTAGATGACCTTAGTAGCCAATTGGAGACCATGGCTCGTGGCAAG TCAAATGCTGAGAAACTTGCCAAATCTCTCGAGTCGCAGCTCTCAGAGCTCCAATCTAAGCTCGATGAAAGTGGTCGCCAGTTGGTTGACCTGAACAGCAGCAAGAGCCGAATGAGCCAAGAGAACCAGGATCTTGCCAGGCAGTTGGAAGAAGCTGAGCACTCGGTCGGCGCCCTCACCAAGCTCAAGTCTAAATTGCAGGCTGAGCTGGAAGAGGCGAAGCGTAGCCTCGAGGATGAGACCCGTATGAGATCTAAGCTCGCCACTGAGGTACGCAACCTGCAGGCTGACAACGACACTCTAAGGGACCAGGTCGAAGAAGAGAGTGAAGGAAAGGCTGAGGTGCAGAGGCAAATGGCCAAGGTTCAAGGAGAGCTTGCTTCCCTGCGCGCCAAGATTAACAGCGGAGAGTTTGGCGGCGGTGAAGCAAGTGAGGACCTCAAGAGAAAGATGAATGCTCGAATTGCAGACATGGAGGCTCAGCTTGAACAAGCCAATGCCAAGTGCAGCAGTTTGGAGAAGGTCAAAAACAGGCTGACCATCGAAATTGAGGATCTCGTTGTTGAGGTGGAGCGCGCGAGCTCTGCTGCCGCAACTTtagaaaagagagagaaacaGTTTGACCGAAGTCTCTCGGAATGGCAATCGAAATACCGCGATGTTCAGGCTGAGCTTGAGGCGTCGCAACGCGAGGCCAGAGGATATTCTACCGAAGTCTTCAGGTGCAAATCACAGATTGAAGAAGTCAGTGATGTTGTTGAGTCTTTGCGACGTGAAAACAAGAACTTGAATGAAGAGATCCATGACTTAACTGACCAACTGAGCGAGGGAGGACGAAGCACACATGAGCTTGATAAGGCCAGACGTCGACTTGAGAAGGAGAAGGAAGAATTACAGTCAGCCCTGGAAGAGGCGGAATCTGCTCTTGAACAAGAAGAGGCCAAGGTCATGCGATTCCAACTTGAATTGAGTTCTGTAAGGTCTGAGATTGAGAAGAGAATCTCGGAAAAAGAAGAAGAATTTGACAACACACGGCGAAACCATGCACGCACCCTCGAGTCCATGCAGGTTACCTTAGATGCTGAATCTAAGGGAAGATCTGAAACTCTGAGACTAAAAAAGAAGTTGGAGCAAGACATCAATGAGCTTGAAGTTGCTTTGGATGTAGCCAACAGAGGGCGTGCAGATGCCGAAAAGTCATGCAAGAAATACCAATATGACTTCAAGGACCTCCAGACCTCACTGGAAGATGAGATCCGACAGAGGGATGAACTCCGTGAACAACACGCTCTGTCAGAACGCCGATGCACCATGTTTAATGGAGAGATTGAGGAAATGAGAACTTTGCTAGAACAAGCTGAGAGAGGACGCAAGTCTGCTGAAAGCGAGCTTTTGGAAGCTGCTGATCGCGTCAACGAACTATCAGCTTCCAACGCTCACTCCAACGCGCAAAAACGTAAATTGGAAGGCGATCTGGCTTCTCTCAACTCTGACCTTGAAGACGCCAGCAATGAGTTGCGCGCTGCTGAGGATAGAGCAAAGAAGGCTGCACAAGATGCCGCCAGACTCGCTGAAGAACTGCGATCTGAGCAAGATCACAGCATGCACTTGGAGAAGATGCGCAAACAGCTCGATATGCAACAGAAGGAGCTCCAAGCTCGTCTTGATGACGCAGAGGCAAATGCCATGAGAGGTGGCAAACGCGCCTTGGCCAAACTAGAAGAGAGAGTGAGATACCTTGAAGCTGAGCTTGACACTGAGCAGAGACGACACCAGGAGGAGATCAAGGCTTCTCGTAAGACCGAGAGACGTCTCAAGGAACTGCAGATGGCTGCTGACGAGGACAAGAAGAGCCAAGAAAGGTTGACTGAGCTTATCGACAAGTTGCAGAAGAAAATCCAGGTCTACAAGAGACAAGTCGAGGAGGCA GAAGAGATCGCTGCTGTCAACCTCGCCAAGTACCGAAAGGTGCAGCACGAACTCGAGGAAGCTGAGGGTCGCGCCGATGAAGCTGAAAACAGCGTTGCCAAGATGAGAAGCAAAAGCAGGAGCAGCATCAGCCAATCTCGCAGTACCATGGGTGGAGCCGGAGGA ttttga